A region of the bacterium genome:
GATGTTGCTCATCGATCACGACCAACCCGAGCTTTTTGAATTCGACATTCTCTTGAATAAGCGCTTGAGTTCCGACGACTACCCAAGATTCGCCATCAGCAATTCGCTTTTTTACAGCGACTTTCTGCTTAGCGGTCATGCGGCCGATTAATAACTCAGGTTGGATAGATAACCGTTCAAGCACGCTTGAAATAGCTCGATAATGCTGTTCGGCAAGCAGTTCGGTCGGGACCATAAGTGCCGCCTGATAGCCGCTGTAAACGGCCGCCGCGATTGCGCTTGCCGCAACAATTGTCTTCCCCGATCCGACATCCCCCTGAAGAAGACGACTCATCGGATTAGGCTTGCGCATATCGGCGATAATTTCCTGAATAACCCGCACCTGAGCGTTGGTCAGGGTAAAGGGGAGGTGTTCTTGAACTCGATTAACAAGGTCATCATTAATATCGAACGCAATCCCAGGCTGGATTTCCACATCCGCCCGTTTCATTGCAAGGCTGAGTTGGAGAAGTAAAAACTCTTCAAAAATCAGCCTTTGGCGAGCGATTTCGATGTTTTCAATACGATCGGGGTAATGAACCTGACGCAAGCATTTCTTAAGCGGACCGAGGCGATATTTTCGCCGCAATTCTTCCGGGAGGCAATCACTAAACAAGCCCAAATAAGCCTCCAGCGCACCCCACATGATCTGGCGTACGACCTTCTGAGATAGACCTTCGGTTAGAGGGTAGATCGGCACAATTCGGTTTGCGCTTAATGCATCCCCGTCTTTTTCAAGCTCTTCCCATTCAGGGCTGACAATCTGTAGCCCCCATCCTGATTCCTGTGGAACGCCATAGACGATGAATTCTTTCTCTTTATGAAGGAGACGTGCCTTCATCCATCGCTGATTGAACCAAACAAGTTCGATAATCCCGGTGCCATCGTCGAGATGGGCTTTGACAATATCCATTCTCGATTTAGTTGGCGCCATATCGACTGCGACGATACGGCCCTTTAGGGTGACAGGGATTCCAGGTTGGAGCTTGGAAATGTTTTCGAAATGGGTTCGGTCTTCGTAACGTCTTGGGAGGTGATAAAGAAGGTCGGCAAGGTTATTGACGCCGAGTTTAGCGAATGTCTCCGCACGACGCGGGCCGACACCTTTAACGTATTGGATTTCAATTTCGTCGGGACTTTGCCGCATCTCTTGGGTATTTTCCCTCTTGCTTTGGATGTCAAGTTAATATTGCTTGCTGTAAGTTCAATTATAAGCTTTGCGTCCCAGGGGTGTCAAGCAATTCCTCAAGCCAGTATTCCTTCTGTCGGTAACATTACTATCGTTATTTTACTGAAGGTAATCATTCTATCAGCATTCGTGCCTATTTATTATTTCTTAAGTATTTATAACTAAATCTCTTGAAGATTATCATGGTACAACTCTTTCAGTTACGAAGAATTTTAAACAGAATGAGGAGGAGCGATGAGTTGAGTGCGGTGACTGCTGAAACGATTGCGATGGCAATTCTGATTTCCGCAGGAATTTGCATGATTATAAATGACCCGTTCACAGACATTTTGTAGTGCCATGACCTCCATGAGAAAGGCCCCGGGCAATCGTCCGGGGCCTGAGCTTTTTTCTCAAGATTTCGCCCCCGCTGTTGCCGACTTTCAAAGCATAGAGGATCGCATATTGAGCGGAAAGCCCTGTTTTATAAGATCGCTAAACTAAGTCATAATAAATATGTAATCATCGTTGGCAGTGAAGTTCAGAATGGATTTAAATTCAGCAGCTTTGAAGCAGCTAAAAGATGGCTTGATAATCCAACTGAAAGGACAATTCAGAATCTGGACAAAGTATTAAAGGCGGTTGAAGAACTCCTGAAAAAAGGGGGGAAATGCGGTGGATAATCACATATGGATG
Encoded here:
- the recG gene encoding ATP-dependent DNA helicase RecG — protein: MQSKRENTQEMRQSPDEIEIQYVKGVGPRRAETFAKLGVNNLADLLYHLPRRYEDRTHFENISKLQPGIPVTLKGRIVAVDMAPTKSRMDIVKAHLDDGTGIIELVWFNQRWMKARLLHKEKEFIVYGVPQESGWGLQIVSPEWEELEKDGDALSANRIVPIYPLTEGLSQKVVRQIMWGALEAYLGLFSDCLPEELRRKYRLGPLKKCLRQVHYPDRIENIEIARQRLIFEEFLLLQLSLAMKRADVEIQPGIAFDINDDLVNRVQEHLPFTLTNAQVRVIQEIIADMRKPNPMSRLLQGDVGSGKTIVAASAIAAAVYSGYQAALMVPTELLAEQHYRAISSVLERLSIQPELLIGRMTAKQKVAVKKRIADGESWVVVGTQALIQENVEFKKLGLVVIDEQHRFGVMQRASLMQKGINPDVLVMTATPIPRTLAMTLYGDLDVSIIDELPVGRKPIKTKWKKPEDRSSVYLGIRTIVEEGRQVYLVCPLITESEKLQAKAAQEMAEHLQKDIFPDLRIGLLHGSLKADERNDVMDRFRAGDVDILVATTVIEVGVDVANATAMVIEDAHRFGLAQLHQLRGRVGRSDQQSYCILVADPRNDGAVHRMTTMVKTTNGFEIAEEDLLIRGPGEVYGTKQSGIPAFKVADLIKDHRLLEEARKEAFEIVNQDRTLSTPEHQPLKAQLEHQHDRVSVATIS